CAGGCAGCGCCTTCCAGGTGTTGGTCTTGACCACCGGCCCGAACGGCTCCGTCGGCCGGCCGTCGGCGCCGACGGGGTAGGTGATCACGTCGTACTCGGACAGCTCACCGATCCGCTCGAACGGCAGGGACTCGTAGGCCAGGGGGTCCTTGCCCTCGGCCGCCTCGGGGAGGTCCAGGCCGATGTCGTCCCGGGCGATCTCGGAGCAGCCGATGTCCGCTATGTAGAACGTTCCCGGATCGCTCCAGTCCCCGCGGGAGACGTCGACGAACGAGGTGTTCCTGATGGTGTCGGCGTAGGTCTTCTGGATCTTGGCGACCTTCGACTTGAACTCCGCCTCCTGCCGGCTGAGCACATCCGAGACGTTGCCGGCCTCCGCGATCGCTCCGGCGAAGGTCTTCCACTCGGTGTCGAGCCCCCAGTACACGGTCGGGGCGACCGTCTCGAGCTTCTTGCCGACCTTGTCCCAGTCATTGGAGTGGAACTGGACGAGGATGAGGTCCGGCTTGAGGGCGGCGAGCTTCTCGACGTCCACCTCACCCCCATTGCTGCCGACGATCTCGGCCGCCTCGTACGCGGTCCGCTGTTCCTCCGGCAGCACGTCGAGGTCGGACTCGGACACCTCGGTGACGCCCACCGGCTTGCCACCCAGATCGATGAAGGGGAGGTTCGTGTTGCCGATCGTGACGATGCGCCGGGGATCGACGGGAACTTTGACCGTGCCGTTCTCGGCCTTGACGCTGCGGGTCTCGGCGGCCTTGTCGCCGGTGTCGTCGCCGTCACTGCCGCAGGCGGTGAGGACGAGCGACGCGCTCATCAGTGCGGCAGCGAGGGCTGCGCCGCGCCTCGGGGCGTTGCTCATGGGTGCTCTCTTCTTTTCTCTTCTTCTCGGTGTGGAGGGGGTCAGTCGGAGGCGGGGCGGAGGAGTTCCTGGACGGTGACGCCCAGGCCGACGGTCCGCGCCGCCCCGCGCGTGAGGCCGGCCCGGGCGATGACGGCGTCCAGCTCCGCCGCGGTGCGAAGGCCGGAGCCGTGGCAGACCAGACCGATCAGGTCTTCCTCGCCGTCGTGCTCGTCGAGTTCGTCGGTGTCGATGACCTCCTCGATCAGCAGCACCCGTCCGCCGGGGACGAGGTTCTCGGCTGCCCGGCGCAGTGCGTGAGCGGCGTCGGCGTCGGGGAGGGTCTTGAAGGCGCGGCTGATGAGCACGGCGTCGGCTGCCGGGCCGGGCTCGAAGACGGACTGCTCCAGCACGCCGACCCTTGTGCGCTGCCGCTCGTCGGGGATCGTGGCGGGCAGGTCGCGGCGCAGCCAGTCGGCCTGGGCGGGCAGGGCGCAGATCGTCACCCGCAGGCTTTCGTAGGCCGCGACGTACTCCCGGGCATGAGCGCCGGCACCACCGGAGTGGATCACCAGGTGCCCGACTCCGTCGAGCAGACCGGACGTGGCGATCGGTTCGGCGAGGGCGGGCTGGAACTTCGCCAAGCGCTCCAGATGACGGTCCTCGTAGTCCTGTTCGGCTCGTACATCGGCAAAGGTCTGGCCGGTGACCGAGGCGTAGGCGGGCCGGCCGGTGCGGACCGACTC
The sequence above is drawn from the Streptomyces griseiscabiei genome and encodes:
- a CDS encoding ABC transporter substrate-binding protein — translated: MSNAPRRGAALAAALMSASLVLTACGSDGDDTGDKAAETRSVKAENGTVKVPVDPRRIVTIGNTNLPFIDLGGKPVGVTEVSESDLDVLPEEQRTAYEAAEIVGSNGGEVDVEKLAALKPDLILVQFHSNDWDKVGKKLETVAPTVYWGLDTEWKTFAGAIAEAGNVSDVLSRQEAEFKSKVAKIQKTYADTIRNTSFVDVSRGDWSDPGTFYIADIGCSEIARDDIGLDLPEAAEGKDPLAYESLPFERIGELSEYDVITYPVGADGRPTEPFGPVVKTNTWKALPAVGSGRALGVFCPGNNSYGPVNRYLDSLDSALATLPGKR